The Achromobacter pestifer genome includes a region encoding these proteins:
- a CDS encoding benzoate/H(+) symporter BenE family transporter codes for MMRTLRQWRQDASLSALVAGFLAVLISYAGPLVVVFQAASQAHLSTAQTSSWIWAISIGSGVSGLILSWRLRVPIITAWSTPGAALLVGMLPGIPWSEAVGAYLLSALLVTLIGVSGVFDRFIERIPKGIAAAMLAGILLHFGMQVFASIKVDPLLVLAMILTFLIVKRIWPRYAIAAVMAVGIAIAMASGNTHLSQLRFTPVVPEFVAPAWSWHALLSLGLPLALVTLTGQYVPGMAVLRASGYRVPASGIISVTGFTSLLLAPFGSHGVNLAAITAAICTGKEAHEDAGRRYIAGIACGLLYIGIGIFGGTLALLFQALPAELIAALAGLALLGAIATGLVGLAQDEKHRDASVITFLATASGMSFLGLGSAFWGLVIGGVSYLVLHRPWQIRGSRQSAMDQA; via the coding sequence ATGATGCGAACCCTCCGTCAATGGCGCCAGGATGCATCGCTGTCCGCACTGGTGGCGGGCTTCCTGGCAGTACTGATTTCCTATGCCGGGCCTCTGGTGGTGGTGTTTCAGGCAGCCAGCCAGGCACATCTTTCGACGGCGCAGACATCCTCCTGGATCTGGGCGATTTCGATAGGCAGCGGCGTCTCCGGCTTAATCTTGAGCTGGCGCCTGCGTGTGCCGATCATCACCGCGTGGTCTACACCCGGCGCGGCCCTGTTGGTCGGCATGTTGCCCGGGATTCCCTGGTCCGAAGCGGTCGGAGCATATCTGCTGAGTGCATTGCTCGTTACGCTGATCGGCGTGTCAGGCGTCTTCGACCGATTCATCGAGCGAATTCCCAAGGGTATTGCGGCAGCCATGCTGGCTGGCATCCTGCTGCATTTCGGCATGCAGGTATTCGCTTCGATCAAGGTCGATCCGCTGCTTGTGCTGGCAATGATCCTGACCTTTCTGATCGTCAAGCGCATCTGGCCGCGTTACGCGATTGCGGCGGTCATGGCAGTGGGCATCGCGATTGCGATGGCGTCAGGGAATACACACTTGTCGCAATTGCGGTTCACACCCGTAGTGCCCGAGTTCGTGGCGCCCGCATGGTCGTGGCATGCGTTGTTGAGCCTGGGCCTGCCGCTGGCCCTGGTCACGCTCACAGGGCAGTATGTTCCGGGCATGGCGGTGTTGCGCGCTTCTGGCTATCGAGTGCCGGCGAGCGGGATCATCAGCGTGACAGGATTCACTTCGCTGCTGTTGGCGCCTTTCGGTTCGCACGGGGTCAATCTGGCGGCGATTACGGCGGCGATCTGCACCGGCAAGGAAGCGCATGAGGATGCCGGGCGCCGCTACATCGCCGGCATCGCATGCGGCCTGCTCTATATCGGCATTGGAATTTTTGGCGGAACGTTGGCGCTGCTGTTCCAGGCTCTGCCCGCGGAACTCATCGCGGCGCTGGCGGGCCTGGCGTTGCTGGGCGCCATCGCTACCGGTCTGGTAGGCCTGGCCCAGGACGAAAAGCACCGCGACGCGAGCGTGATCACTTTCCTGGCGACGGCATCCGGAATGAGCTTTCTCGGGCTGGGATCCGCATTCTGGGGCTTGGTCATCGGCGGCGTTTCGTACCTCGTGCTGCACCGGCCGTGGCAAATACGTGGTTCGCGTCAGTCCGCGATGGATCAGGCCTGA
- a CDS encoding FAD:protein FMN transferase, with amino-acid sequence MNPTRRRFIGIAAAASALALAPAAARRAAASIAPTTWQGTALGADAELRIYHPDTGAAQRLIAQSLQELRRLEAIFSLYRDDSALSILNRQGFLDHPPADLLRLLSESRRYSELTSGMFDPTVQPLWQLYAEHFSQAGAAADGPPPQAIAQALSRVSHVDVKLDGSRIELLRPGMGITLNGIAQGYITDRITDLLKRGGLERALVDMGEIQGLDSRSAPQPWKVGIADPQDPTRLLASASMTNQALATSGGYGTALDPAGRYTHLFDPRTGLARPRYLSVSVMAPSATMADALSTAFSHMPLEATQAVVRELGLRAWFVLADGRLVSQQGQA; translated from the coding sequence ATGAACCCTACCCGCCGCCGTTTCATCGGCATCGCCGCCGCTGCCAGCGCGCTCGCGCTCGCTCCCGCCGCCGCGCGCCGCGCCGCCGCCTCGATCGCGCCCACCACCTGGCAAGGCACGGCGCTGGGGGCCGACGCCGAGCTGCGCATCTACCACCCCGACACCGGCGCGGCCCAGCGCCTGATCGCCCAGTCCTTGCAGGAACTGCGGCGGCTGGAAGCCATCTTCAGCCTGTATCGCGACGACAGCGCCCTCTCGATCTTGAATCGCCAGGGCTTCCTGGACCATCCGCCGGCCGACCTGCTGCGGCTCCTGAGCGAAAGCCGCCGCTACAGCGAGCTGACCTCGGGCATGTTCGATCCCACCGTGCAGCCCTTGTGGCAGCTGTATGCCGAGCACTTCTCGCAGGCCGGCGCTGCCGCTGACGGTCCGCCGCCGCAGGCCATCGCGCAAGCGCTGTCGCGCGTGTCCCATGTAGACGTGAAGCTGGACGGCAGCCGCATCGAACTGCTGCGCCCCGGCATGGGCATCACGCTCAACGGCATCGCCCAGGGCTACATCACCGACCGCATCACCGACCTGCTCAAGCGCGGCGGCCTGGAACGCGCACTGGTGGACATGGGTGAAATACAAGGGCTGGACAGCCGGAGCGCGCCCCAGCCCTGGAAGGTCGGCATCGCCGACCCGCAAGACCCGACGCGCCTGCTCGCCAGCGCCAGCATGACGAACCAGGCCCTGGCGACTTCCGGCGGCTATGGCACCGCCCTAGACCCCGCGGGCCGGTACACGCATCTGTTCGATCCGCGCACCGGGCTCGCACGGCCGCGGTACCTGAGCGTGTCCGTCATGGCGCCGTCCGCCACCATGGCCGACGCGCTGTCCACGGCTTTCTCGCACATGCCGCTGGAGGCGACCCAGGCGGTGGTGCGGGAACTGGGGCTGCGCGCGTGGTTTGTGCTGGCGGATGGGCGCTTGGTGTCGCAACAGGGTCAGGCCTGA
- a CDS encoding nitrous oxide reductase accessory protein NosL: MKRLRLLLAASTLLLAAGCGSGAAPESAPPPQAVTAESVGHYCGMALNEHNGPKGQIFLKGQAAPVWFSSIKQVFAYTLLPEEPKGVSAIYVNDISTAIAGGAPDPSAWTDARQAYYVIEGRYIGGMGAEDAIPFSRRDHAQAFADTHGGRVVTFADVPESYVFAQ, translated from the coding sequence ATGAAACGCCTGCGACTCCTCCTGGCCGCCTCCACCTTGCTGCTGGCCGCGGGCTGCGGCAGCGGCGCCGCGCCCGAATCCGCGCCCCCGCCCCAGGCCGTGACGGCGGAGTCTGTCGGCCATTACTGCGGCATGGCGCTCAACGAGCACAACGGCCCCAAGGGACAGATATTCCTCAAGGGACAGGCGGCGCCGGTTTGGTTCTCCTCGATCAAGCAGGTCTTTGCCTACACCCTGCTGCCCGAAGAGCCCAAGGGCGTCAGCGCCATCTACGTCAACGACATATCTACCGCCATCGCCGGCGGCGCGCCGGACCCGTCCGCCTGGACCGACGCGCGGCAGGCGTACTACGTCATCGAAGGCCGCTACATCGGCGGCATGGGCGCCGAAGACGCGATCCCCTTCTCCCGCCGCGACCATGCGCAGGCTTTCGCCGACACCCACGGCGGCCGCGTCGTCACCTTCGCCGATGTGCCGGAAAGCTATGTCTTCGCCCAATAG
- a CDS encoding ABC transporter permease yields the protein MNAVCTIIGKEIRDGLRNRWVLATALLLAALALALGLLGSSPTGTVKAEPLTVTVVSLSSLSIFLVPLIAMLLAYDAVVGEVDRGTMALLLSYPVSRGQVLIGKFIGHLAILALATGAGYGSAGLALQWAYGGLDISAWQPFALLIGASVLLGASFLAMGYLISSLVRERATAAGIAVGVWLFFVVIYDMALLGVLAADQGRHVSPGLLNALLLLNPSDVYRLLNLTGFENISLYAGMAGVSDQASLPIAALIAALLLWIAVPFLLATAAFRNKPL from the coding sequence ATGAACGCGGTATGCACCATCATCGGCAAGGAAATCCGCGACGGTCTGCGCAACCGCTGGGTGCTGGCGACCGCCCTGCTGCTGGCCGCGCTGGCGTTGGCGCTGGGCCTTTTGGGCAGCTCGCCCACGGGCACGGTCAAGGCCGAACCGCTGACCGTCACGGTGGTCAGCCTGTCCAGTCTGTCCATTTTCCTGGTGCCGCTCATCGCCATGCTGCTGGCCTATGACGCCGTGGTCGGCGAAGTCGACCGGGGCACCATGGCGCTGCTGCTCAGCTATCCGGTTTCGCGCGGGCAGGTGCTGATCGGCAAGTTCATCGGCCACCTGGCCATCCTGGCGCTGGCCACGGGCGCGGGCTATGGTTCCGCGGGGCTGGCGCTGCAATGGGCCTATGGCGGCCTGGACATCAGCGCCTGGCAGCCATTCGCCCTCTTGATCGGCGCCAGCGTGCTGCTGGGCGCCAGTTTTCTCGCCATGGGCTACCTGATCAGCTCGCTGGTGCGCGAGCGCGCCACCGCGGCCGGCATCGCCGTCGGCGTCTGGCTGTTCTTCGTGGTGATCTACGACATGGCGCTGCTGGGCGTGCTGGCGGCCGACCAGGGCCGCCACGTCAGCCCCGGCCTGCTCAATGCGTTGCTGCTGCTCAACCCGTCCGACGTCTATCGCCTGCTCAACCTGACGGGCTTCGAGAACATTTCGCTGTATGCAGGCATGGCGGGCGTGAGCGACCAGGCCAGCCTGCCCATCGCCGCGCTGATCGCGGCGCTGCTGCTGTGGATCGCCGTGCCGTTCCTGCTGGCGACCGCGGCTTTCAGGAACAAGCCACTATGA